CGCCACAGCCAGCTAGTGGGCGCACAGATGACCGTGGCAACAAAAGCTGTTCAATCTGTCAGCTTTTGGTCCATCACTGACGAGCGGCTCCATGACTCGGAAGCCAACGCCGAGAAAGCGCCTTCTTGGTACACGATTAGCGCGGTGAGGCCTGGGAGACGTTGCGAAGTTGACATGGACTGACTGGAGAATCTAGACGCATCGACTCGCCGTCCCCACCGAGAGGCAGCGACAGTGACAGCGACAATTTGCAGCAGCGGAGCAGATTTGCCTCGGCCCCATTAGCCCAGTCGACGCCTTTCGAATACATACGCTGGGCTGTAAGCGTCGAGGCGCGTCTTGTTGGACACTGTCTGTCCGGGGTGCAGCAGAGAAGCTTCAGCTAACAGCAGATCACCTGCGGCAGTTGCACACCTACACCTCGACTAAATTAACGCTGCATTGGGATCCTCGCCCGCGCTCTCGAATTTTCCAGGGCTGCCAATGCGATGCCTGCCCTGTCAAGCCTTATCcgggcatcgtcatcactaAAGAGCTTCTCGCCACGCCTCATTGGAGGCTCTACCTCGCCCAGTCCCCCCAGTGGGGAATTCTCTCGAGCACGCAATCGCCTAGTACAGCGGCCAAGTCCGCTCACGGAAGGCTCTCACACAGCCATCACCAGATTTTTCTCAGTTTTGGATGGGTTTGCATTAGATAATGGCAtggttcttttcttctcgaaGACGCTAATGGATGCAAGAGGTATGAACCTACTCGTActtcatctgcatcatcgCCGCGTCGTTGATCCTTTGCTTTCCACTTTCTCTTGTTCACAGCATTTCCTCTGTTGTGTTGCCTTACACTGAAAGTAGCTGGAACTAGCCAGCGAAAACTGAGTGGAAGGCTAGCGGGCTATTTCCAGGGCTGTTGATTTCGATATAGCGGATAGCGACGCCACATCCGTTGCCAAGCCGCCGGCATTGGACTCATTCTGGAAGCCCGTCACATTCACGCCAAGCGTCACAAGTCACGCAGCAAAGTCTTGCCCTCATCTTGTTTAcagccttttttctttcctacAACGAGTTGAATCATCACTATCAAGCAAATCACAATGGGTTATCGCCAGGACTACCTCGGCGACGAGCAAACGCCTTACGATGGCAAGAAGGAGCACGACCACACGCAAGATGTGCCAAACGACGATCTTGAGGGGTCAACACACATTCTCCAGGACCGTCTCCGCCGCTCTCTGTCTGCACGCCAGGTTCAGATGATTGCCATTGGAGGCACCATTGGAACGGGTCTCTTTCTCGGCACGGGCAAGTCGCTGGCTACTGGTGGTCCAGCTTCGATCCTCATCTGCTACGCCATCGTCGGTTTTATCGTCTTTGTGACCATGCTCAGCTTGGGAGAGATGGCCGCCTTTCTACCAGTGGCAGGAAGCTTTTGCACATTTGCGGGGTAAGCACTCTTCACCTTCTGGACTCGATGTGTTCGTATTTACTGACAGGGGAACCCGTGTTAGTCGCTTTGTTGATGACGCCTTTGGCTTTGCCCTGACATGGAACTACTGGTTCAATGACGCTGTTTCGACTGCATCTGATCTAGTCGCGCTGCAATTGATTCTGCAATACTGGACCGACAACTTCCCCGGATGGGCACTCAGTCTGATATTCTGGTTCGTCTTGATTGTCGTCAACATTGCTACCGTGCGTGCATACGGTGAGGTAAGCAAACATAAAAGCCCCAGGCGACCTTTTCCAAAATCAGTTGTAGTTGACCAAAATACAGCTTGAATATTGGCTCAGTTTGCTCAAAGTCATTACCATCGTTGTGAGTAGCAGTTTCGGCGTTTGTGAACCAATCGCAGATTCAACTGACTCTCGTTTAGGTCTTCATTGTCATGGGTATCGTTGTCAACTGCGGTGGCAACGCTGAGGGTCGTTACATTGGTGCCGAATACTGGCATATCCCTGGAGCCCCATTCGTCGGCGGTATCGGCGGGTTTGCCTCAGTTTTCGTCACGGCCTCTTTTGCGTGTAAGTAGCTGAAACGCCATGCTCGgatttgcttctttggctgACAGCGAGATAGACGGTGGTACGGAGTCGATTGCCATCACGGCTGGTGAGACCAAGAACCCCACAAAGACGATGCCCAAGGTGGTGAAGAATGTCTTTTGGCGAATTCTGCTCTTTTAGTATGTTCTGTCAGCTTGCTGCAACCATGCACCATGGTGGTACTAACATGTCCCAGTATCCTCTCCGTCCTCCTCATTGGTCTCAATGTCCCCTACGACTACCCcaacctcaactccaagGAAACACGCACCTCACCCTTTACCATTGTCTTCCAGATGACTGGAGCCAAGGCTGCAGGCAGtgtcatcaacgccgtcatTCTGACCAGTGTCTTGTCTGCCGGAAACCACGCGCTGTTTGCCGGAACGAGGCTGCTGTACACTTTGGCCATGGAAGGCCATGCTCCCAAATTCTTCGGCAAGCTGAACAGGAACCAGGTGCCCTGGGTGGCTGTTCTGGCAACCGGCTTCGTTTCGGGACTCTGCTTCGGCTCCAGCTTCATCGGTGCTGGCCAGCTTTGGTCGTGGCTGCAAAAGTATGTGACATCGTCGAACCCGCTCGATATTGTATCGCTAACCAAGTCGTTTGTAGCCTTGTCGGTGTCTCTAATCAGCTCAGCTGGATCGCCATCGGCATCACCTCTCTCCGCTTCCGCGCCGCCCTCGCTCGCCAAGGCAAGACGCATCTGCTTCCCTTTAAGAACTGGACTTACCCGTACGGTCCCTGGATTGCCGTTCTGCTGAACTCATTCCTTGTCCTGATCCagggctggagctgcttcAGCCCATCATTTGATGGCGTCAGCTTTGTCAGTTTCTACATCGAACTGCCCATCATGCTGGTCATGTATCTCGGCTGGAAGATCATCAAGCGAACCAAGTTTGTGCGCCTGGACGAAATGGACCTCGTGACGGACGTGCACACGGCTGAAGAGCAagtagaggaagagaagggatggaaaggaaaggcaAAGAGTGTTATTGGGTGGTTATTCTAAGCATTAGCGTGTCCGTTTTgggtgtttctttttctttctttttttttgctacacgatgacgatgattcCCTGGAGTTGGCAGCCAGCAGGATTTGTACAAAGCCGTTGGACATGGACTACTCGGATATACTTAATGGTGAACATTTGACACAACTTACCAAGGAATGCTATTACGGGATCGTCGTGCTTATGAGTTGACATGCTTTTGTTTGTCAACGGTGACAAAGGGTCTTAACTGGGCTGAACAGCCAATGGAAGGTAAGCATTCGCTCCTTAGCGCCAAAGTGTCATGATTATGCAGCGAGTTATTTGCATTTTTAATCAGCAACGAGGCTATACCCAAAGCACTTGAGGCGGACAAAGTTAAATAGCCTACTAACATGAGCCGGGCacagcatctccatttgGAATCCTTGTCCACATGCTGGTAGCTGCTGAAATCCCACGTATGAGGGTTTCCGGGTGGAGCTTCGGAGCTTTGCGTCGCCTTTGACTAGCAATCGGTGTCCGCCCGCGAGCTGGGAGCTGCTACTACTAGCCGCTATTAGCTGACAGCTGGACATATATCTGACGGGTATTCTATTCTTTTTCTCACCTGTactggagaagagaggcatAACGGCTATTCACTCGCTCAGCTTAAGTACACATTCAATCCGCCATGGAGTCGTTGCAGGAGAAGACGCACCCAGCCGGCGACGAGTCGCCCCC
This genomic stretch from Trichoderma breve strain T069 chromosome 1, whole genome shotgun sequence harbors:
- a CDS encoding amino acid permease domain-containing protein: MGYRQDYLGDEQTPYDGKKEHDHTQDVPNDDLEGSTHILQDRLRRSLSARQVQMIAIGGTIGTGLFLGTGKSLATGGPASILICYAIVGFIVFVTMLSLGEMAAFLPVAGSFCTFAGRFVDDAFGFALTWNYWFNDAVSTASDLVALQLILQYWTDNFPGWALSLIFWFVLIVVNIATVRAYGELEYWLSLLKVITIVVFIVMGIVVNCGGNAEGRYIGAEYWHIPGAPFVGGIGGFASVFVTASFAYGGTESIAITAGETKNPTKTMPKVVKNVFWRILLFYILSVLLIGLNVPYDYPNLNSKETRTSPFTIVFQMTGAKAAGSVINAVILTSVLSAGNHALFAGTRLLYTLAMEGHAPKFFGKLNRNQVPWVAVLATGFVSGLCFGSSFIGAGQLWSWLQNLVGVSNQLSWIAIGITSLRFRAALARQGKTHLLPFKNWTYPYGPWIAVLLNSFLVLIQGWSCFSPSFDGVSFVSFYIELPIMLVMYLGWKIIKRTKFVRLDEMDLVTDVHTAEEQVEEEKGWKGKAKSVIGWLF